One segment of Bacteroides caecimuris DNA contains the following:
- a CDS encoding amidophosphoribosyltransferase, which yields MEQLKHECGVAMIRLLKPLEYYEKKYGTWMYGLNKLYLLMEKQHNRGQEGAGLACVKLEANPGEEYMFRERALGSGAITEIFENVQNNFKELTPEQLHDAAYAKRLLPFAGEVYMGHLRYSTTGKSGISYVHPFLRRNNWRAKNLALCGNFNMTNVDEIFARITAIGQHPRKYADTYIMLEQVGHRLDREVERVFNLAEAEGLTGMGITHYIEEHIDLANVLRTSSREWDGGYVICGLTGSGESFAIRDPWGIRPAFWYQDDEIAVLASERPVIQTALNVPFEEIKELQPGQALLISKEGKIRTSQINKPRENQACSFERIYFSRGSDVDIYKERKRLGEKLVPRILKAINNDIDHTVFSFIPNTAEVAFYGMLQGLDDYLNEEKVQQIAALGHNPNMEELEVILSRRIRSEKVAIKDIKLRTFIAEGNSRNDLAAHVYDITYGSLVPGVDNLVIIDDSIVRGTTLKQSIIGILDRLGPKKIVIVSSSPQVRYPDYYGIDMAKMSEFIAFRAAVELLKERDMKDVIAAAYRKSKEQVGLPKEQMVNYVKDIYAPFTDEEISAKMVELLTPKGTKAKVEIVYQPLEGLHEACPHHKGDWYFSGNYPTPGGVKMVNRAFIDYIEQMYQF from the coding sequence ATGGAACAATTGAAACATGAATGTGGCGTTGCCATGATACGCTTGCTTAAACCGTTGGAGTATTACGAGAAAAAGTACGGAACATGGATGTACGGTCTTAATAAGCTCTACCTGTTGATGGAGAAACAACATAATCGTGGACAGGAAGGTGCGGGGCTGGCATGTGTGAAACTGGAAGCAAATCCGGGTGAAGAATATATGTTTCGTGAACGTGCTTTAGGCTCCGGAGCTATTACGGAGATTTTTGAAAATGTTCAAAACAATTTTAAGGAGCTCACTCCCGAACAGTTGCATGATGCTGCGTATGCCAAACGACTCCTGCCTTTTGCCGGGGAAGTATATATGGGGCATCTTCGTTACTCCACTACGGGAAAATCCGGAATCTCATACGTGCATCCATTCTTAAGAAGAAATAACTGGCGTGCCAAGAATCTCGCTCTTTGCGGAAACTTCAATATGACGAATGTGGATGAAATATTTGCCCGTATCACTGCCATTGGTCAGCATCCGCGTAAATATGCCGATACATATATCATGTTGGAACAGGTGGGACACCGTCTGGACCGTGAAGTGGAGCGTGTATTCAATCTTGCCGAAGCCGAAGGGCTTACGGGCATGGGCATCACGCATTATATAGAAGAACATATTGATTTGGCAAACGTACTGCGTACTTCCAGTCGCGAATGGGATGGGGGGTATGTTATTTGCGGATTGACCGGAAGCGGTGAATCTTTCGCTATCCGTGACCCGTGGGGCATCCGGCCTGCATTTTGGTATCAGGATGACGAGATAGCTGTTCTTGCTTCCGAACGTCCGGTTATCCAGACAGCTTTGAATGTTCCGTTTGAGGAAATCAAGGAACTGCAACCGGGGCAGGCATTGCTGATTAGCAAAGAGGGTAAGATACGTACTTCGCAAATCAATAAGCCGCGTGAAAATCAGGCTTGTTCTTTCGAACGTATCTATTTCTCCCGTGGCAGTGATGTTGATATTTATAAAGAAAGAAAACGGCTGGGCGAAAAGTTGGTTCCGAGAATATTGAAAGCAATCAATAATGACATCGATCATACGGTCTTCTCTTTTATTCCTAACACTGCGGAGGTTGCTTTCTACGGAATGTTGCAGGGACTGGATGATTACTTGAATGAGGAGAAAGTGCAGCAGATCGCTGCATTGGGGCATAACCCGAATATGGAGGAGTTAGAAGTTATTCTTTCCCGTCGTATTCGTAGCGAAAAGGTGGCAATCAAGGATATTAAGCTCCGTACGTTCATCGCCGAAGGAAACAGCCGTAATGATTTGGCTGCCCATGTGTATGATATTACATACGGAAGTCTTGTACCCGGTGTCGATAATTTGGTGATTATCGATGACAGCATTGTGCGTGGCACTACGCTGAAACAAAGTATTATCGGTATTCTCGACCGTCTCGGTCCGAAGAAGATTGTCATCGTATCTTCTTCTCCGCAGGTGCGTTATCCTGACTATTACGGTATTGATATGGCAAAGATGAGCGAGTTTATCGCCTTCAGGGCTGCTGTAGAACTTTTAAAGGAACGGGATATGAAAGATGTGATTGCGGCCGCCTACCGTAAATCGAAAGAGCAGGTAGGACTGCCGAAAGAGCAGATGGTAAACTATGTGAAAGACATTTATGCTCCGTTCACTGATGAGGAAATCTCTGCCAAAATGGTAGAACTGCTGACACCCAAGGGAACCAAGGCGAAAGTGGAAATCGTCTATCAACCGTTGGAGGGATTGCACGAGGCTTGTCCGCATCATAAAGGCGACTGGTATTTTAGCGGTAACTACCCTACACCGGGTGGTGTGAAAATGGTGAACCGGGCGTTCATCGACTATATAGAACAAATGTATCAATTCTAA
- the glmS gene encoding glutamine--fructose-6-phosphate transaminase (isomerizing), which translates to MCGIVGYIGKRKAYPILIKGLKRLEYRGYDSAGVAIISDDRQLNVYKTKGKVSDLENFVTQKDISGTIGIAHTRWATHGEPCSANAHPHYSSSEKLALIHNGIIENYAVLKEKLQAKGYIFKSSTDTEVLVQLIEYMKVTNQVSLLTAVQLALGEVIGAYAIAILDKEHPNEIIAARKSSPLVVGIGADEFFLASDATPIVEYTDKVVYLEDGEIAVLHLGKELKVVNLSNVEMTPEIKRVELNLGQLEKGGYPHFMLKEIFEQPDCIHDCMRGRINVEADNVVLSAVIDHREKLLNAKRFIIVACGTSWHAGLIGKHLIESFCRIPVEVEYASEFRYRDPVIDGQDVVIAISQSGETADTLAAVELAKSRGAFIYGICNAIGSSIPRATHTGSYIHVGPEIGVASTKAFTGQVTVLAMLALTLAKAKGTIDERHYLSIVQELNHIPEKMKEVLKLNDTLAELSKTFTYAHNFIYLGRGYSYPVALEGALKLKEISYIHAEGYPAAEMKHGPIALIDAEMPVVVIATQNGLYEKVLSNIQEIKARKGKVIAFVTKGDTVISKIADCSIELPETIECLDPLITTVPLQLLAYHIAVCKGMDVDQPRNLAKSVTVE; encoded by the coding sequence ATGTGTGGAATAGTAGGCTATATTGGTAAACGAAAAGCCTACCCTATCCTTATAAAAGGGCTGAAGCGACTGGAGTATCGTGGATATGATAGCGCGGGGGTAGCAATCATCAGTGATGACCGACAGTTAAATGTGTATAAGACGAAAGGAAAAGTCTCCGATCTTGAAAATTTCGTCACACAAAAAGATATTTCCGGTACAATCGGAATTGCCCATACTCGTTGGGCTACTCACGGGGAACCTTGTTCCGCTAACGCCCACCCTCATTACTCTTCTTCCGAAAAGCTCGCTCTCATTCATAACGGTATTATTGAAAACTACGCCGTTCTCAAAGAAAAACTTCAAGCCAAAGGCTATATTTTTAAAAGTAGTACAGATACCGAAGTCCTTGTTCAATTAATAGAATACATGAAAGTCACTAATCAAGTCAGTTTGCTGACAGCCGTTCAATTGGCGTTGGGAGAAGTGATTGGTGCCTATGCGATTGCGATTCTTGATAAAGAGCATCCCAATGAGATTATTGCTGCCCGTAAGAGTAGCCCGCTGGTAGTGGGGATTGGAGCGGACGAGTTCTTCCTTGCTTCGGATGCCACTCCGATTGTAGAATATACAGATAAGGTGGTTTATCTGGAAGACGGAGAAATAGCTGTTCTCCATCTGGGAAAAGAATTGAAGGTGGTCAACTTGAGTAATGTTGAAATGACACCTGAAATTAAAAGGGTGGAGCTTAATCTCGGCCAGCTGGAAAAAGGGGGATATCCGCATTTTATGTTGAAAGAGATTTTCGAACAGCCCGATTGTATTCATGATTGTATGCGCGGACGTATCAATGTGGAAGCAGACAATGTGGTACTTTCCGCTGTGATCGATCATCGGGAAAAGCTGCTGAATGCCAAGCGGTTTATTATCGTTGCCTGCGGAACTTCTTGGCATGCCGGACTGATTGGTAAGCATTTGATTGAAAGTTTCTGCCGCATACCGGTGGAAGTGGAGTATGCTTCCGAATTCCGTTACCGTGATCCGGTGATTGACGGACAGGATGTAGTGATAGCAATCTCCCAAAGCGGTGAGACTGCGGATACTTTGGCTGCTGTAGAATTGGCAAAAAGCCGCGGAGCATTTATATATGGTATTTGCAATGCTATCGGGTCTTCTATTCCCCGTGCCACTCACACCGGTTCGTATATCCACGTAGGTCCGGAAATCGGAGTCGCTTCCACCAAAGCGTTTACCGGACAGGTCACTGTGTTGGCAATGCTGGCATTGACGCTTGCCAAAGCGAAAGGAACAATTGACGAACGGCATTATCTTTCAATTGTACAGGAATTAAATCATATTCCGGAGAAGATGAAAGAAGTGCTGAAACTGAATGATACCCTGGCAGAATTATCGAAAACTTTCACGTATGCACATAACTTTATTTACCTGGGACGCGGATATAGTTATCCTGTTGCCTTGGAAGGTGCATTGAAATTGAAAGAAATATCTTATATTCACGCCGAAGGTTATCCGGCTGCCGAGATGAAGCACGGACCGATTGCCTTGATTGACGCGGAAATGCCGGTAGTGGTGATTGCGACGCAGAATGGACTGTACGAAAAAGTGCTAAGTAATATTCAGGAGATCAAGGCGAGGAAGGGAAAAGTGATTGCGTTCGTTACGAAGGGAGATACGGTTATCAGCAAGATTGCCGATTGTAGTATCGAACTTCCTGAAACAATAGAATGTCTCGATCCGTTAATTACGACGGTACCTCTCCAGCTTCTTGCTTATCATATTGCGGTATGTAAGGGGATGGATGTAGACCAGCCGAGAAATCTGGCGAAGTCGGTAACGGTGGAGTAA
- the gltB gene encoding glutamate synthase large subunit, with amino-acid sequence MKKQELFNNVTEGSPYQRQPKQMGLYNAAYEHDACGVGMLVNIHGEKSHDIVESALKVLENMRHRGAEGADNKTGDGAGIMLQIPHEFILLQGIPVPEKGRYGTGLLFLPKNEKDQAAILSIIIEEIEKEGLTLMHLRNVPTCPEILGESALANEPDIKQVFITGFTETETADRKLYLIRKRIENKVRLSSIPTKDDFYIVSLSTKSIIYKGMLSSLQLRNYYPDLTNSYFTSGLALVHSRFSTNTFPTWGLAQPFRLLAHNGEINTIRGNRGWMEARESVLSTPTLGDIKELRPIIQPGMSDSASLDNVLEFLVMSGLSLPHAMAMLVPESFNEKNPISEDLKSFYEYHSILMEPWDGPAALLFSDGRFAGGMLDRNGLRPARYLITKNDMMVVASEVGVMDFEPGDIKEKGRLQPGKILLVDTEKGEIYYDGELKKQLAEAKPYRTWLSTNRIELDELKSGRKVPHHVENYDCMLRTFGYSKEDIEKLIMPMASTGAEPIHSMGNDTPLAVLSDKPQLLYNYFRQQFAQVTNPPIDPLREELVMSLTEYIGAVGMNILTPSESHCKMVRLNHPILSNTQLDILCNIRYKGFKTVKLPMLFEAAKGKAGLQEALNSLCKMAEESVTEGVNYIVLTDRDVDITHAAIPSLLAVSAVHHHLISVGKRVQTALIVESGEIREVMHAALLLGFGASALNPYMAFAVLDRLVKDRDIQLDYATAEKNYIKSICKGLFKIMSKMGISTIRSYRGAKIFEAVGLSEELSKTYFGGLGSPIGGIRLEEIARDAIAFHEEGFEKIRNGNEETQSNSPSSTSNFPLLKNNGLYAFRKDGEKHAWNPETISTLQLATRLGSYKKFKEYTHLVDEKEKPIFLRDFLGFRRNPISIDQVEPVENILHRFVTGAMSFGSISKEAHEAMAIAMNRIHGRSNTGEGGEDAARFQPLPDGSSLRSAIKQVASGRFGVTAEYLVNADEIQIKIAQGAKPGEGGQLPGFKVNDVIAKTRHSIPGISLISPPPHHDIYSIEDLAQLIFDLKNVNPQAKISVKLVAESGVGTIAAGVAKAKADLIVISGAEGGTGASPASSIRYAGISPELGLSETQQTLVLNGLRGQVVLQADGQLKTGRDIILMALMGAEEYGFATSALIVLGCVMMRKCHQNTCPVGVATQNEELRKRFHGRSEYLVNFFTFLAQEVREHLAEMGFTRMDDIIGRTDLIERKSVVNDPNPKHALIDFTKLLARIDNNAAIRHVIDQDHGVSTVKDVTLIDAAQEAIEHEKEISLEYTIANTDRAIGAMLSGVIAKKYGAKGLPEHTLNVKFKGSAGQSFGAFLVPGVNFKLEGEANDYLGKGLSGGRISVLPPIRSNFEAEKNTIAGNTLLYGATSGEVYINGRVGERFAVRNSGAVAVVEGVGDHCCEYMTGGRVVVLGQTGRNFAAGMSGGVAYVWNKDGNFDYFCNMEMVELSLIEEASYRKELHELIRQHYLYTGSKLARTMLDNWNHYADQFIQVVPIEYKKVLQEEQMRKLQQKIADMQRDY; translated from the coding sequence ATGAAGAAACAAGAACTTTTTAACAACGTAACAGAAGGATCCCCTTACCAACGACAGCCCAAACAGATGGGCTTGTACAATGCGGCATACGAACACGATGCCTGCGGTGTTGGTATGCTGGTAAACATTCATGGAGAAAAGTCACACGACATTGTTGAGTCGGCTTTAAAGGTATTAGAGAACATGCGCCACCGCGGCGCCGAAGGTGCGGATAACAAAACCGGCGACGGTGCAGGTATCATGTTGCAAATTCCGCATGAGTTTATTTTATTGCAAGGTATTCCTGTACCCGAAAAAGGACGGTACGGCACAGGATTGTTATTTTTGCCGAAAAATGAAAAAGACCAGGCAGCCATTTTAAGTATCATTATTGAAGAAATTGAAAAAGAAGGACTCACATTGATGCATCTGCGCAATGTGCCCACCTGCCCTGAAATTCTAGGAGAATCCGCTCTGGCAAACGAACCAGACATCAAGCAAGTATTCATCACCGGATTTACGGAAACGGAAACTGCCGACCGGAAGTTATATCTGATCCGGAAAAGAATCGAGAATAAGGTCAGACTGTCATCCATTCCGACAAAGGACGATTTTTATATTGTTTCGCTTTCTACAAAAAGCATTATATATAAAGGTATGCTTTCGTCGTTGCAACTGCGCAACTACTATCCGGACCTGACGAATAGCTATTTTACCAGCGGACTGGCACTGGTGCACTCCCGTTTCAGTACCAACACATTCCCTACATGGGGATTGGCACAACCATTCCGCCTTCTGGCACACAACGGTGAAATCAACACGATCCGTGGTAACCGCGGATGGATGGAAGCCCGCGAAAGCGTACTCTCCACTCCTACCTTGGGTGACATAAAAGAACTTCGCCCGATTATACAACCGGGCATGAGCGACAGTGCTTCCCTGGATAATGTACTGGAGTTCCTGGTGATGTCGGGGTTGAGCCTGCCACACGCTATGGCTATGCTCGTGCCGGAATCTTTCAACGAAAAGAATCCCATCAGCGAAGATCTGAAATCATTCTACGAATACCATTCTATTCTGATGGAACCGTGGGACGGACCGGCTGCACTTCTCTTCAGTGACGGACGATTTGCCGGAGGTATGCTCGACCGTAACGGTCTGCGCCCTGCCCGTTATCTGATTACTAAAAACGATATGATGGTAGTGGCTTCGGAAGTCGGTGTGATGGATTTCGAACCGGGAGACATCAAAGAAAAAGGCCGCTTACAGCCCGGTAAGATTTTGCTAGTAGATACGGAAAAAGGTGAAATTTATTATGATGGCGAACTGAAAAAACAGTTGGCTGAAGCCAAACCTTACCGCACCTGGTTGTCTACGAACCGAATCGAACTGGATGAACTGAAGAGCGGACGCAAAGTACCTCATCATGTAGAAAACTACGACTGTATGCTTCGCACTTTCGGCTACTCCAAAGAGGATATCGAAAAACTGATTATGCCGATGGCAAGCACCGGAGCAGAACCGATCCATTCAATGGGTAATGATACTCCGTTAGCTGTACTTTCGGATAAGCCGCAATTGCTTTACAACTATTTCCGGCAGCAATTTGCACAAGTGACCAATCCTCCCATCGACCCGCTCCGCGAAGAACTGGTGATGTCATTAACAGAATACATCGGGGCAGTCGGCATGAATATTCTGACACCCAGCGAGAGTCATTGCAAAATGGTCCGCCTGAATCATCCGATTTTGAGCAACACACAACTGGATATTCTTTGTAATATCCGCTATAAAGGCTTCAAAACGGTCAAACTGCCCATGTTATTTGAAGCAGCGAAAGGGAAAGCCGGATTGCAGGAGGCACTGAACAGCCTCTGTAAAATGGCGGAAGAATCTGTGACGGAAGGCGTAAACTACATTGTCCTGACCGACCGTGACGTAGATATTACCCATGCCGCTATTCCTTCATTGCTGGCGGTAAGCGCCGTTCATCACCACCTGATTTCAGTCGGCAAACGTGTACAAACAGCATTGATTGTAGAAAGCGGTGAAATACGTGAGGTGATGCACGCTGCGTTATTACTGGGGTTCGGAGCAAGTGCCCTGAATCCTTACATGGCATTCGCCGTTCTCGACCGCTTGGTTAAAGACAGGGATATTCAGTTGGATTATGCTACTGCTGAAAAGAATTATATCAAATCCATCTGCAAAGGCTTGTTTAAAATCATGAGTAAAATGGGAATCTCTACCATCCGCTCTTATCGTGGCGCAAAGATCTTCGAAGCTGTCGGTTTGAGCGAAGAATTGAGTAAGACCTATTTCGGTGGACTCGGTTCGCCCATCGGAGGTATTCGTCTAGAAGAAATAGCTAGAGATGCCATTGCTTTCCATGAGGAAGGATTTGAAAAAATCAGAAATGGAAATGAAGAAACACAGAGTAATTCTCCATCTTCTACTTCCAACTTTCCATTATTAAAAAACAACGGTTTGTATGCCTTCCGCAAAGACGGAGAAAAGCACGCATGGAATCCGGAAACAATCAGTACGCTGCAATTGGCTACACGGCTGGGGAGTTACAAGAAATTTAAAGAATACACTCATCTGGTAGACGAAAAAGAGAAGCCTATTTTCCTTCGTGACTTCCTGGGATTCCGTCGTAATCCGATTTCGATCGATCAGGTAGAACCGGTGGAAAACATTCTGCATCGTTTCGTCACGGGAGCCATGTCTTTTGGTTCTATCAGCAAAGAGGCTCATGAGGCAATGGCTATTGCCATGAATAGAATTCACGGACGCAGTAATACCGGTGAAGGTGGCGAGGACGCTGCCCGTTTCCAACCGCTACCCGATGGCAGTTCCTTACGAAGTGCAATCAAGCAGGTGGCTTCCGGACGTTTCGGTGTAACGGCAGAATATCTGGTTAATGCGGATGAGATTCAGATTAAGATAGCACAGGGGGCAAAGCCGGGTGAAGGCGGACAACTTCCGGGATTTAAAGTGAATGATGTGATTGCAAAAACACGCCATTCCATTCCGGGAATTTCACTGATTTCTCCCCCACCTCATCATGATATTTATTCGATTGAGGATTTGGCACAATTAATCTTCGATCTGAAAAATGTAAATCCACAGGCTAAAATCAGTGTGAAACTGGTAGCAGAAAGCGGTGTCGGTACAATTGCCGCCGGGGTGGCAAAAGCAAAGGCAGACCTGATTGTCATCTCCGGTGCTGAAGGGGGCACAGGTGCTTCTCCGGCTTCTTCTATCCGTTATGCGGGCATCTCACCGGAATTGGGATTGAGCGAGACACAACAAACATTGGTTTTGAACGGACTTCGTGGTCAAGTAGTTCTGCAAGCCGACGGACAACTGAAAACCGGACGTGACATCATCTTAATGGCACTAATGGGTGCTGAAGAATATGGCTTCGCCACCTCGGCATTGATTGTATTAGGATGTGTAATGATGCGCAAATGCCATCAGAATACTTGTCCGGTGGGAGTTGCCACACAGAATGAGGAATTACGTAAACGCTTTCATGGGCGTAGTGAATATTTGGTAAATTTCTTCACATTCCTAGCGCAGGAGGTCCGCGAGCATTTGGCCGAAATGGGATTCACCAGAATGGATGATATTATCGGGCGCACAGACTTGATCGAACGCAAATCCGTTGTCAACGACCCGAATCCGAAACATGCGTTAATCGACTTCACCAAATTGCTGGCACGCATTGATAACAACGCGGCTATCCGCCATGTCATCGATCAGGATCACGGTGTTTCTACTGTAAAGGATGTAACCCTCATTGATGCGGCACAGGAAGCTATTGAACATGAGAAAGAGATTTCTTTAGAATATACGATTGCCAATACAGACCGTGCAATAGGTGCGATGCTATCCGGAGTGATTGCCAAGAAATACGGTGCCAAAGGATTGCCGGAACATACGCTGAATGTGAAGTTCAAAGGCTCGGCAGGTCAGTCTTTCGGGGCTTTCCTCGTACCGGGAGTTAACTTTAAACTGGAAGGTGAAGCAAACGATTATCTGGGTAAAGGATTGAGCGGCGGACGCATCTCCGTATTGCCTCCTATCCGTAGCAACTTCGAAGCCGAAAAGAATACAATTGCCGGTAATACCTTACTTTATGGAGCAACAAGCGGTGAAGTATATATCAACGGGCGTGTAGGAGAACGTTTCGCAGTTCGTAACTCCGGTGCAGTTGCCGTAGTGGAAGGTGTGGGCGACCATTGTTGCGAATACATGACAGGAGGTCGTGTGGTAGTCCTCGGGCAAACCGGACGTAACTTTGCAGCTGGTATGAGTGGTGGTGTGGCTTATGTATGGAACAAGGATGGTAACTTCGATTATTTCTGCAACATGGAAATGGTGGAACTATCACTCATCGAAGAAGCCAGCTACCGGAAAGAACTACACGAACTAATCCGCCAACATTATCTGTACACAGGCTCAAAACTAGCCCGTACCATGCTTGACAACTGGAATCATTATGCAGACCAGTTCATCCAAGTAGTACCCATCGAATACAAAAAAGTATTGCAGGAGGAACAGATGAGAAAATTACAACAAAAAATTGCAGACATGCAAAGAGACTATTAG
- a CDS encoding glutamate synthase subunit beta yields MGDPKAFLNIPRQEAGYRPVNERIADYSQVEQTLNTNSRKLQASRCMDCGVPFCHWACPIGNKQPEWQDALYRGKWKEAYEVLSSTCDFPEFTGRICPALCEKSCVLKLSCDQPVTIRENEAAIVEAAFREGYIQVKTPRRNGKKVAVIGAGPAGLVVANQLNLKGYSVTLFDKDEAPGGLLRFGIPNFKLDKNVIDRRMKILAAEGIQFEMGVEIDVNHLPEGFDAYCICTGTPTARDLSIPGRELKGIHFALEMLAQQNRILAGQTFPKDKLVNAKGKKVLVIGGGDTGSDCIGTSVRQGAASVTQIEIMPKPPVGYNPATPWPQWPAVFKTTSSHEEGCTRRWCLASNQFLGKNGKVTGVEVEEVEWIPAADGGRPTMKPTGKKEVIEADMVLLAMGFLKPEQPKFAKNVFLAGDAETGASLVVRAMAGGRKAAAEIDAYLIQ; encoded by the coding sequence ATGGGAGATCCTAAAGCATTTCTAAATATACCTCGACAAGAGGCGGGATACCGCCCTGTAAACGAGCGAATCGCTGACTATAGTCAGGTAGAACAGACTTTGAATACAAACAGCCGTAAATTGCAGGCGTCACGCTGCATGGATTGCGGTGTACCTTTCTGTCATTGGGCATGCCCGATAGGAAATAAACAACCGGAATGGCAGGATGCATTATACAGGGGAAAATGGAAGGAGGCATACGAAGTATTGTCGTCTACTTGTGATTTTCCGGAATTTACGGGACGTATTTGTCCTGCTCTTTGCGAGAAATCGTGTGTGTTGAAACTTTCCTGCGATCAGCCGGTGACTATTCGCGAGAATGAAGCAGCTATCGTGGAAGCGGCTTTTCGTGAAGGATATATACAGGTAAAGACACCGAGAAGAAACGGAAAGAAAGTGGCGGTGATTGGTGCGGGTCCTGCCGGATTGGTGGTGGCTAATCAGCTGAATTTAAAAGGATATAGCGTTACTTTATTCGATAAGGATGAAGCGCCCGGAGGGTTATTACGGTTCGGTATTCCTAATTTCAAACTGGATAAGAATGTGATTGACCGACGGATGAAGATATTGGCTGCAGAAGGAATACAGTTTGAAATGGGAGTAGAAATAGACGTCAATCATTTACCGGAAGGATTCGACGCTTACTGCATCTGTACCGGAACGCCGACTGCACGTGATTTGAGTATTCCGGGACGTGAACTGAAAGGCATCCATTTCGCACTTGAAATGCTGGCACAGCAGAACAGGATTCTGGCAGGACAGACTTTCCCAAAAGATAAATTGGTGAATGCCAAAGGCAAAAAAGTACTTGTGATAGGTGGCGGAGATACCGGTTCCGACTGCATCGGAACCAGTGTGAGACAGGGAGCCGCCAGTGTCACTCAAATCGAAATCATGCCGAAACCTCCTGTCGGCTACAATCCGGCTACTCCTTGGCCACAATGGCCGGCAGTCTTCAAAACGACTTCCAGCCATGAAGAAGGTTGTACACGCCGCTGGTGCCTGGCTTCCAATCAGTTCCTCGGAAAGAATGGGAAAGTGACAGGTGTAGAAGTGGAAGAAGTGGAATGGATTCCAGCAGCAGACGGCGGACGTCCCACGATGAAACCAACAGGGAAGAAGGAAGTCATCGAAGCTGATATGGTATTATTGGCGATGGGATTCCTGAAACCGGAGCAACCGAAATTTGCAAAGAATGTATTCCTAGCCGGTGATGCCGAGACTGGTGCCAGCCTGGTGGTACGCGCCATGGCGGGAGGACGAAAGGCTGCTGCGGAAATAGATGCTTATCTAATACAATAA